The Carassius carassius chromosome 9, fCarCar2.1, whole genome shotgun sequence genome includes a region encoding these proteins:
- the LOC132148924 gene encoding endoplasmic reticulum membrane sensor NFE2L1-like, whose product MPDLKKFLTEGLIQVAILLSLAGMRVDVDPYLPPLSEIILGPNSALTQAQFHNLRNILDGYNLHPKSADLDGFFTARRLLSWVRSLDRLQVPAAELEAWLVHGEPDNGISIPAQVGLLEEGGGLEDVEEPSELSMRLGNGGEVGYDAAEDQTLRALGHMSRNLNLPDDDELLKEEGDGMSFFWEQEPQNVHQEQLENARTQPLSLFNEDEEEDEFMVESWRHTNPFHNQMFEEDLQLSTVREHASLSIEECLHLIDANFHSGGDPELSGSDVQDAGEHALSEFQRPLMSPLLPEQEPTTLEQQWQDVLAIMESWDMDTAETIGQSPFNISDSDRNTGSMENLIQQDVSLHQAALPRSTETQNRTTTSNNHSMPNINLDNSSNIEAFEDSDIIDLLLTAGTSLPSPIDPLLEEAMLDEIGLMDLALVELSQAQSEEINPVDSDSGLSLDYSQSPASPSGSESSSSSSSSSLSSPTPSLMDEEGAVGYTHIKEEDEDVGGYMPEQSKMCQSSFLEARQFHRLPWLEHIGHDHTYNQPQSQKKPPKDLSDESPKNKVLDHLSSRDEKHARLMNLPFSNEHIVNLPVDEFNRLLAKYHLNEAQLTLIRDIRRRGKNKMAAQSCRRRKLDVLLGLECSVDSLRRLRAKLLRENSEILRSIREMKQHLNSLYQEVYERLREEQGLLYTDNNFTLQQDSTSHVTSQRRSDSHSRRKLSKRQKHKK is encoded by the exons ATGCCGGACCTGAAGAAGTTCCTCACAGAGGGCCTGATCCAAGTAGCTATTCTTCTCAGTCTGGCTGGGATGCGTGTGGACGTGGATCCCTACCTGCCCCCTTTAAGTGAAATCATTCTGGGCCCAAATTCAGCTCTAACTCAGGCTCAATTCCACAATCTACGAAATATCTTGGATGGATATAACCTGCACCCAAAAAGCGCAGATCTAGATGGGTTCTTCACAGCTCGCAGGCTTCTGAGCTGGGTTCGCTCCCTGGACCGCCTGCAGGTGCCAGCGGCAGAGCTGGAAGCCTGGTTGGTCCACGGGGAGCCTGACAATGGAATCTCCATTCCAGCTCAAGTGGGTCTCCTTGAGGAAGGTGGAGGACTTGAAGATGTGGAGGAACCCTCAGAGCTGAGCATGAGGTTGGGAAATGGAGGAGAAGTGGGTTATGATGCAGCTGAGGACCAAACCCTCAGAGCTTTAGGGCACATGTCAAGAAACCTCAACCTTCCAGATGATGATGAACTCCTTAAAGAG GAGGGAGATGGTATGTCTTTCTTCTGGGAGCAGGAACCTCAAAATGTCCACCAGGAGCAGCTGGAAAATGCAAGAACCCAACCTCTCAGCTTGTTTAATGAGGACGAAGAGGAGGATGAGTTTATGGTGGAGAGCTGGAGACATACAAATCCATTTCACAACCAAATGTTTGAAGAGGATCTACAG TTGTCAACTGTAAGGGAGCATGCTTCTCTTTCCATTGAAGAGTGTTTGCATCTCATCGATGCCAACTTCCACTCAGGAGGAGATCCAGAG TTGTCAGGTTCTGATGTACAGGATGCAGGAGAACATGCACTTTCAGAGTTTCAGAGGCCACTCATGTCACCCTTGTTGCCTGAACAGGAGCCCACAACATTAGAGCAACAATGGCAAGATGTTTTGGCCATCATGGAATCGTGG GACATGGATACAGCTGAAACAATAGGCCAATCTCCCTTCAATATCAGTGATTCAGACAGAAATACTGGATCAATGGAAAACCTTATTCAACAGGATGTTAGCCTTCACCAAGCCGCTCTGCCAAGATCCACTGAAACACAAAACCGCACTACAACCAGTAACAACCACTCCATGCCAAACATCAATTTGGACAATTCATCTAACATAGAAGCTTTTGAAGACTCCGATATCATAGACCTCCTTCTGACTGCTGGCACTAGCCTGCCAAGCCCTATAGATCCTCTGCTGGAGGAGGCCATGCTTGATGAGATTGGTCTAATGGATTTGGCCCTGGTAGAACTTAGCCAGGCACAGTCTGAAGAGATAAACCCAGTGGATTCTGACTCTGGTTTATCCTTGGACTACAGTCAAAGCCCTGCCTCTCCTAGTGGATCTGAATCTTCCAGCTCCTCCTCATCTTCTTCACTGTCCAGCCCAACCCCTAGTTTGATGGATGAAGAAGGCGCTGTGGGCTACACCCATATCAAGGAAGAGGATGAAGATGTGGGCGGGTACATGCCAGAACAAAGCAAGATGTGTCAATCAAGCTTTTTGGAAGCCAGACAGTTCCATCGCCTTCCTTGGCTCGAACACATCGGGCACGATCATACCTACAACCAACCCCAAAGCCAGAAGAAACCTCCAAAAGATCTTTCCGACGAGTCACCGAAAAACAAGGTGCTGGATCATCTTTCCAGCCGGGACGAGAAACATGCACGTTTGATGAATCTCCCGTTCTCCAATGAACACATTGTAAACTTACCCGTCGATGAGTTCAATCGGTTGCTAGCCAAATATCATCTCAATGAGGCTCAGCTTACGCTTATCAGAGACATTCGCCGCAGGGGTAAAAACAAAATGGCTGCTCAGAGCTGTCGTCGGAGGAAGCTAGATGTCCTGCTGGGACTGGAGTGCAGTGTGGATAGCCTGCGACGCCTCCGGGCCAAACTGCTCAGGGAAAACTCTGAGATCTTGCGCTCCATCAGGGAGATGAAGCAGCATCTTAATAGCTTGTATCAAGAGGTTTACGAGAGACTAAGGGAGGAACAGGGACTGCTGTACACTGACAACAACTTTACTTTGCAGCAAGACAGCACCAGCCATGTAACATCACAACGCAGATCAGATTCACACTCCAGACGCAAACTTAGCAagagacaaaaacacaagaaGTGA
- the LOC132148925 gene encoding chromobox protein homolog 1-like, protein MSQPTDTASDAPSVTADSKLAATAGKKQTKKKVEEVVEEEEEEYVVEKVLDRRVVKGRVEFLLKWKGFSDEDNTWEPEDNLDCPDLIAEYMQKHKLNEKKETVGKRKGESDTDGGEDSRPKKRKDEQDKPRGFARGLEPERIIGATDSSGELMFLMKWKNSDEADLVPAKEANVKCPQVVISFYEERLTWHSYPSEEEEKKDDKN, encoded by the exons ATGAGTCAACCTACAGACACCGCTAGTGATGCTCCCAGCGTCACCGCAG ACAGCAAGCTGGCGGCCACAGCTGGGAAGAAGCAGACCAAGAAGAAGGTGGAGGAGGTggtagaagaggaagaggaagaatatGTGGTGGAGAAGGTTCTGGACAGACGTGTGGTGAAAGGCAGAGTGGAGTTCCTTCTCAAGTGGAAGGGCTTCTCGGA TGAAGACAACACATGGGAACCAGAGGACAACCTGGACTGTCCTGATCTCATTGCAGAGTACATGCAAAAACACAAgttaaatgaaaagaaagagacTGTTGGAAAGAGGAAAGGAGAATCTGACACAGATGGTGGGGAAGACAGCCGGCCCAAAAAGAGGAAAGATGAG CAAGACAAGCCGAGGGGCTTTGCACGGGGTTTAGAGCCAGAACGCATCATTGGAGCCACAGATTCCAGCGGCGAGCTCATGTTTCTAATGAAATG GAAAAACTCTGACGAGGCAGATCTTGTTCCAGCCAAAGAGGCCAATGTGAAGTGCCCACAGGTGGTCATCTCATTCTATGAAGAGCGACTAACATGGCACTCTTACCCTTCTgaggaagaagagaagaaagatGACAAGAACTAG